The stretch of DNA ATCTGGTTGCTTTGgagacaattaaaaatattgactcgtacatccatatatatatataaaattagcaACAGAAAGTAGAATCTTGGAAAGAAGTTTGATGGGTTTAAGGGCATTTGGGTCGTCCTTCCTTGGTCTTCCAGGTGTTGTAGCAAGGACAGAGTTGCTTGTTGCCGTAAGTACCAGGAGGAACGCATAGGCATTTGGCACAACACTTTTGGCAGAAAAACATGCATGGCTTCTTGTGTGAAGTTGCTGAGCAACGGTATGTGCATTTCGGTTTACAATCTGTTAcaaattcatcatcatcatcatcatcatcataatacAAATTAAACCAACATCTTTTTCATCACTCCATATTTACCTGAAGGCCGAAGTGTTCCGCTGCGCGTATAAGCCTGCTCAAACGTCACAAACACACTTTCTTAGAGAATCATTAACTGCACTTACGATCAGGTGTTGTTGCTGTTAATGTAATAATGTACCTCAGCTACATTCCAGAATGACACCAACAGAAGCAGAGACAGCGCAAGCATGATGGGGCTGTAGGAAGCT from Vigna unguiculata cultivar IT97K-499-35 chromosome 8, ASM411807v1, whole genome shotgun sequence encodes:
- the LOC114195330 gene encoding protein RSI-1-like, which translates into the protein MAAASYSPIMLALSLLLLVSFWNVAEAYTRSGTLRPSDCKPKCTYRCSATSHKKPCMFFCQKCCAKCLCVPPGTYGNKQLCPCYNTWKTKEGRPKCP